In Oryza glaberrima chromosome 8, OglaRS2, whole genome shotgun sequence, the following are encoded in one genomic region:
- the LOC127783354 gene encoding probable E3 ubiquitin ligase SUD1 — MASPPPPLGSETAISPAYGEEEEEEEEEQCRICRVPAEAGRPLRHPCACRGSIRFVHDDCLLRWLATRRTSHCEVCKRLISTCPLYAANAPARLPLSEFMLGLANKLMGWFFLLLSLLAAMYIWEFVMPFTTLWIWRLALARSFARVRHLLSLRIFAHAHGHGAPLYGLMPSPDAVFACVSIRRAFLRDLPHFRDLNPLARFAAHALAPFALWIARLETRLDRRFGGLDSLQVIALHTVEASLMVVLLDVMLACVFGFIPFSLGRIILFCTSCFSFGNKDRVHSYTSTSSILLVGYGFIFSLGVLFTGFHTFDQYSRGERLTIAVFFKVLTNGMYRLFSPLRRLPGIHVMVQMALSFLRLFFRGIINLVTVANISVNLINVIAICPLFFGWSVDICASQLFGETIYQKLELLFASSFASTALHWLIGCIYLMLLSIFSSPLCLVLGPGVTIPFVHFSGEESLIQLFREPFYKFSLKLLPGLFVSAVDVAMVILVPVQIAGQLAPKVFPLDITYFDPPTKGSAFWQAPRNYAELLSGALLLRFLICNTLKYLQRGPLLQKLLLYWSATTRRVLGLLDLLIAWSAGDGECEDGNASTRKFHHGSTSEDEYKRRFAAVRLILLVVLSSSTLVIFNSAVLIVPVSIGRALLFVIPKLPIAGGLKYNDLFAFAIGFCIISTIIAASRDLFVYMASGRTHLLASVIYKWGITALKGSPLLFIWIVIIPLLIGLLVNFLLISPFLVTANGMFVIDLFCTWFLGLLLLKFWVKLVHWTMVTPFLVYFIDERWDWKLTRAREDGFSGLRALWVLQDVLMPITLKLLTALCVPYALAKGVFPNFGYPDAVNLTVYRFAWLGGFALCVLYDLAKVFCKVLVKLHDSIRDERYLIGQRLQNYVDNS; from the exons ATggcctctccgcctccgccgttaGGGTCAGAGACGGCGATCTCCCCGGCgtacggcgaggaggaggaggaggaggaggaggagcagtgcCGCATCTGCCGCGTCCCTGCGGAGGCGGGGCGCCCCCTGCGGCACCCCTGCGCCTGCCGTGGGTCCATCCGCTTCGTCCACGACGACTGCCTCCTCCGATGGCTCGCCACCCGCCGCACCTCCCACTGCGAGGTTTGCAAGCGCCTCATCTCCACCTGCCCTCTCTACGCCGCGAATGCTCCTGCAAGGCTCCCCTTGTCCGAGTTCATGCTCGGCCTCGCCAACAAGCTCATGGGctggttcttcctcctcctctccctcctcgccgccatgtACATCTGGGAATTCGTCATGCCCTTCACCACCCTCTGGATATGGCGCCTCGCTCTTGCTAGGAGCTTTGCTCGGGTGCGCCACCTGCTCTCCCTCCGGATCTTCGCTCATGCTCATGGACATGGCGCCCCCCTCTATGGCCTTATGCCTTCTCCCGACGCCGTCTTCGCCTGTGTTTCTATCAGAAGAGCCTTTCTCCGGGACCTCCCCCACTTCAGGGACCTCAATCCCCTTGCCAGATTTGCTGCCCATGCTCTTGCTCCCTTTGCACTCTGGATTGCTCGCCTGGAAACTCGTCTCGACCGAAGGTTTGGAGGCTTGGATAGCTTGCAAGTCATTGCGCTACATACCGTTGAAGCTTCCTTGATG GTGGTACTTCTTGATGTGATGCTTGCTTGTGTTTTTGGTTTTATCCCCTTCTCACTGGGGCGGATAATCCTATTCTGCACATCGTGCTTCAGTTTTGGAAATAAGGATAGAGTCCACTCCTACACTTCAACATCTTCTATCCTTTTAGTTGGATATGGATTTATCTTTTCACTGGGTGTACTTTTCACTGGGTTTCATACTTTCGACCAGTACTCGAGGGGAGAACGCCTCACAATTGCAGTTTTCTTCAAGGTCTTGACCAATGGAATGTACAGACTATTCAGCCCTCTTAGAAGGTTGCCTGGTATACATGTAATGGTCCAGATGGCATTGTCTTTCTTGCGACTGTTCTTCAGAGGGATCATAAATCTAGTCACCGTTGCCAATATTTCAGTTAATCTCATTAATGTGATTGCAATATGCCCGTTGTTCTTTGGCTGGTCAGTTGATATCTGTGCTTCACAATTGTTTGGTGAAACAATATATCAGAAGCTTGAACTTCTATTTGCCTCATCTTTTGCTTCTACTGCTCTTCATTGGCTCATTGGATGCATCTATTTGATGTTACTCTCAATATTTTCCAGTCCTCTTTGTCTG GTATTGGGTCCAGGAGTTACTATTCCCTTTGTCCACTTTTCTGGAGAAGAAAGCTTGATACAGCTCTTCCGCGAACCATTCTACAAATTTTCTTTAAAGCTGCTACCTGGTCTTTTTGTCAGTGCTGTAGATGTTGCTATGGTCATTCTTGTTCCTGTTCAAATTGCTGGCCAATTGGCACCTAAGGTGTTCCCATTAGATATAAC CTACTTTGATCCTCCTACTAAGGGATCAGCATTTTGGCAAGCACCACGGAACTATGCAGAGTTACTTTCTGGTGCCCTTCTTCTGAGGTTTCTCATCTGCAATACACTCAAATACCTTCAGCGTGGTCCACTATTGCAGAAGTTACTGCTGTATTGGTCTGCCACCACTAGACGTGTTCTTGGTCTGCTTGATTTATTGATTGCCTGGTCTGCTGGAGATGGTGAATGCGAGGATGGAAATGCTTCCACACGAAAATTCCACCATGGTAGCACTTCTGAAGATGAGTACAAAAG GAGATTTGCTGCGGTTCGCCTGATTCTACTTGTAGTGCTCTCATCGTCAACTCTTGTGATATTCAATTCTGCTGTGCTTATTGTCCCAGTCTCTATTGGCCGTGCATTGTTGTTTGTCATCCCTAAGTTGCCAATAGCAGGTGGATTGAAGTACAATG ATCTGTTTGCTTTTGCCATTGGATTTTGCATCATATCAACTATCATTGCCGCCTCTCGAGATTTATTTGTCTACATGGCTTCTGGGAGAACACACCTTCTGGCTTCCGTTATCTACAAGTGGGGTATAACTGCTTTGAAGGGTTCTCCACTGCTGTTCATATGG ATTGTCATAATCCCCCTTCTGATTGGTCTGCTGGTTAATTTTCTACTTATATCACCCTTCCTCGTGACTGCCAATGGCATGTTCGTTATCGACCTCTTCTGTACTTGGTTCCTAGGGCTGCTATTGCTGAAGTTCTGGGTGAAGTtg GTTCATTGGACAATGGTCACACCTTTCCTGGTGTATTTCATTGATGAAAGGTGGGACTGGAAGCTTACTCGGGCAAGAGAGGACGGGTTTTCGGGGCTGAGGGCATTGTGGGTCTTACAAGATGTATTGATGCCTATCACCTTGAAGCTTCTGACTGCTCTCTGTGTCCCATATGCGCTTGCGAAGGGTGTCTTCCCAAACTTTGGCTACCCTGATGCTGTGAACTTAACAGTATACCGTTTTGCATGGTTAGGCGGCTTTGCCTTGTGTGTGCTGTATGATCTAGCCAAGGTATTCTGCAAGGTCCTGGTTAAACTCCATGATTCTATCAGGGACGAGCGCTATCTTATTGGGCAGAGGTTGCAAAACTACGTTGACAATAGCTGA
- the LOC127782435 gene encoding ENHANCER OF AG-4 protein 2-like — MAPAGRRGAKAHKWTTQPQLGDLVLAKVKGYPPWPAKVSKPEDWDQMPVPRKVFVVFFGTREIAHIALPDLQPFTENAKSEVMDRSRNKQCPKKYIDSFAEAVVEICKAYDDLPKSSETTTCMLPDDQSEQPTEHLVKSPNNDEAPRSGQMEGDSPSDNLNTSGLGSGTEVDIKDGSRDIRDSSLAAVKRKKPKDLDQPKKKKPVTSKSAINMHLEQDCSATTVHAERELEEPKAEKEINPSEFLTLDPTVQIVCALEVPKKSKAAKQSKNAERKDNKRVNVADISGRTTPGAVLDTELKRSAEKDSKGFKKSKLMMKQSVSNESEKIDHKRIMVDKSDKLLARKSSSVFSSNKKPLPGSEQRKLDNSTDMRPAKRPKLMDRANETVKTEAKSETSLHADNEKDSALKIEKSIPAEAVSNSVPKIGVGDDRTRRSGSLLSPLARLHSQGSEPASGSTQLSAVDTAKKVSSLKENFSRVGKPLAKPRRRACRFGDDDEEEQRTPPHKSSVKSIPMRGVPTEKFQSQTGVRGISSSQIGNASAMKFGVAREEKPKSIGRSPVEHEPDYTSPNQDKMHGRLQIMGKRSTTSSVDTSASLGNKTNLADRRSSGQLRMAASSEVKKTQGSSSKLLHQTPGNLHSQNPDDSEKNALLSKSENTKAKTKSGTQITATVESRISTAMQAERIGKMDHSKEQRSDFVDKAAFAEPNSDPVKSMKHLIAAAQARRNLIAAAQGKSDGLSADNTVLSSTPYGLPGLSPGPVFHIPSASRIIPESDGMQFPDSFCAITEPGQQVAMKNLLEIEHEHGKSPKTRQSSDSLSGGTDAAIARDALEGMIETLSRTKDSIGRATRHAIECSKYGIAAEIVELLVLKLENEPNLHRRVDLLFLIDSITQCSHSQKGVAGVSYVPTVQAALPRLLGAAAPPGPGARENRRQCLKVLRLWLERKIMPEGILRRYMDDIEVPNDDANTGFLLRRPSRAERSVDDPIREMEGMLVDEYGSNANFELSGILSSNVFENDDDFPGLSPAISLPVQSGRMQENEQAIAPNFVEENIRLPKDVTSDVPMEDASLLPRDKQQTDGAIPVVHELQHEIDREQALADQNELPPLPDGPPPLPLDAPPPPPLPEGPPPLPSDSPPCQPPLPPSPPPATPPPPPPLSPSLPPPPPPPPLPSGPPPQPAPPPLPIQPPPIPPPPVPSSPSSLGYQPPAPEYFRASNSNQLNQMAGNASIQGIGNMTNFIPGGSVNTQAAVNFTPSVPPDYGNNNLYIKPQGSNGNFQFRPTGVPFQQGTFSAFPSAQTPPVRPHTHLTQMNPVGQQAVPPCNPYAVQSFPNNQSQYTSDEQWRMTSGNFSPDDQRNTWLPGARALSCAEGSFMQDGYPRSNIDRSSMNPMTHQRPVLNRMPSGAPVPGHVVPQMLPARPDIHTFNCWRPS; from the exons ATGGCTCCCGCCGGTAGGCGGGGCGCCAAGGCCCACAAGTGGACCACACAGCCGCAGCTCGGCGACCTCGTCCTCGCCAAGGTCAAGGGCTACCCCCCATGGCCGGCCAAg GTCAGCAAGCCGGAGGACTGGGACCAGATGCCGGTTCCGCGCAAGGTCTTTGTTGTCTTCTTTGGTACCAGAGAGAT CGCTCACATCGCTTTGCCAGATCTTCAGCCGTTTACTGAGAATGCAAAGAGTGAGgtgatggatcgatctcggaaCAAGCAGTGCCCCAAAAAGTATATCGACAGTTTTGCTGAAGCTGTCGTGGAGATCTGCAAGGCCTATGATGATCTGCCAAAATCATCTGAAACTACGACCTGTATGTTGCCTGATGATCAAAGTGAACAACCTACAGAGCACCTTGTAAAGTCACCCAATAATGATGAGGCTCCAAGATCGGGGCAAATGGAAGGTGATAGTCCTAGTGACAACTTAAATACATCAGGGTTAGGTTCAGGGACTGAGGTGGACATAAAAGATGGTTCTCGTGACATAAGGGATTCCTCTCTGGCAGCTGTTAAAAGGAAAAAGCCTAAGGATCTTGATCAACCCAAGAAAAAGAAACCGGTGACTTCTAAGTCAGCCATCAATATGCACCTTGAACAAGACTGTTCAGCAACCACTGTCCATGCAGAAAGAGAGCTTGAAGAACCAAAAGCTGAAAAGGAGATCAATCCATCAGAATTCTTGACCTTGGACCCCACTGTACAAATAGTGTGCGCCCTTGAAGTACCCAAGAAATCTAAAGCCGCGAAACAGTCAAAGAATGCTGAAAGAAAGGACAACAAACGTGTTAATGTTGCTGATATTTCAGGGAGGACTACACCAGGAGCTGTACTTGACACCGAACTTAAAAGGAGTGCCGAGAAGGATAGCAAGGGTTTTAAAAAGTCTAAATTGATGATGAAACAATCAGTTTCCAATGAATCAGAGAAAATAGACCATAAACGAATAATGGTAGACAAATCTGACAAGCTGTTGGCTAGGAAATCATCTTCAGTCTTCTCTTCCAATAAGAAACCTCTCCCTGGTAGCGAGCAGCGCAAGCTGGACAATAGCACTGATATGCGTCCAGCAAAGAGGCCAAAATTGATGGACAGGGCCAATGAAACAGTTAAGACAGAAGCAAAGAGCGAGACCAGCTTACATGCTGATAATGAAAAAGATAGTGCCTTGAAAATTGAAAAATCTATTCCTGCAGAAGCTGTAAGTAACTCGGTTCCTAAGATTGGAGTGGGTGATGATAGGACCCGAAGATCAGGTAGTCTTTTATCACCCCTAGCAAGGCTGCACTCTCAGGGATCAGAACCAGCATCTGGTTCAACTCAGTTAAGCGCTGTTGATACTGCTAAAAAAGTCTCCAGCTTGAAGGAGAATTTCTCGCGTGTTGGTAAGCCATTGGCAAAGCCCAGGAGAAGAGCATGCCGCTTTGGTGATGATGACGAGGAAGAACAACGGACACCTCCTCATAAATCTTCTGTTAAATCCATCCCCATGCGTGGAGTCCCCACAGAGAAGTTCCAATCACAGACAGGGGTTCgtgggatttcttcatcccaaATTGGCAATGCTTCTGCAATGAAATTTGGTGTGGCAAGAGAAGAGAAACCTAAAAGCATTGGGAGGTCACCTGTGGAGCATGAGCCAGATTATACTTCACCAAATCAAGACAAAATGCATGGTAGACTACAGATAATGGGGAAAAGGTCAACCACAAGCTCGGTTGACACTTCTGCTAGTCTGGGTAACAAAACTAACCTGGCAGATCGCAGATCCTCTGGGCAATTAAGAATGGCAGCATCCTCTGAAGTGAAGAAAACACAAGGAAGTTCTTCTAAACTATTGCACCAGACACCGGGGAACTTGCACTCTCAAAACCCTGATGACTCGGAAAAGAATGCACTGTTGTCTAAATCGGAAAACACTAAGGCTAAGACTAAATCTGGCACACAGATAACTGCAACTGTTGAGAGTCGGATAAGTACCGCTATGCAAGCTGAACGGATTGGGAAGATGGACCACTCCAAAGAGCAAAG ATCAGATTTTGTTGATAAAGCAGCTTTTGCTGAACCTAATTCTGATCCTGTCAAGTCAATGAAGCATCTCATTGCAGCTGCTCAAGCAAGAAGGAATCTTATTGCGGCTGCTCAAGGAAAGTCTGATGGGTTATCTGCTGATAATACTGTTCTTTCCTCCACACCATATGGCTTGCCTGGACTAAGCCCTGGTCCTGTTTTTCACATTCCATCTGCATCTAGAATTATTCCAGAGAGTGATGGCATGCAGTTTCCGGACTCCTTTTGTGCTATTACTGAACCTGGTCAACAAGTTGCTATGAAAAATCTACTGGAAATTGAGCATGAACATGGAAAGAGCCCCAAAACTAGGCAATCGAGCGATTCATTGAGTGGTGGAACAGATGCAGCGATTGCACGTGATGCTCTGGAGGGTATGATAGAGACGCTTTCAAGGACAAAGGATAGTATAGGGCGTGCTACACGTCATGCAATAGAGTGCTCAAAATATGGCATCGCTGCAgag ATTGTGGAGCTTCTTGTGCTGAAATTAGAGAATGAGCCTAATTTGCATCGAAGAGTTGACCTCCTTTTTCTTATAGACTCCATAACTCAGTGTTCTCACTCTCAGAAAG GTGTTGCTGGCGTTTCATATGTTCCCACCGTTCAAGCTGCGCTACCTCGTCTCTTGGGCGCTGCTGCTCCACCAGGACCCGGTGCTCGTGAAAATCGACGACAGTGCCTCAAA GTTTTACGGTTATGGCTTGAGAGAAAGATTATGCCAGAAGGCATACTTCGAAGATACATGGATGATATTGAGGTGCCAAATGATGATGCTAACACAGGTTTTCTGCTGAGGCGACCATCTCGAGCTGAACGCTCTGTAGATGATCCTATTAGGGAGATGGAAGGCATGCTTGTTGATGAGTATGGAAG CAATGCAAACTTTGAGCTCTCTGGGATTCTATCATCCAATGTCTTTGAAAATGATGACGATTTCCCTGGATTATCACCAGCTATTTCACTGCCAGTTCAAAGTGGCAGGATGCAAGAAAATGAACAAGCTATTGCACCAAATTTTGTTGAGGAAAACATTAGGTTACCAAAAGATGTGACTAGTGATGTTCCAATGGAAGATGCCTCTCTTTTACCAAGAGATAAGCAACAGACAGATGGAGCTATCCCTGTTGTGCATGAATTACAGCATGAAATTGATCGAGAGCAGGCATTGGCTGATCAGAATGAACTTCCTCCTCTACCTGACGGTCCTCCACCGCTTCCATTAGATGCACCACCTCCCCCACCTCTGCCTGAGGGACCCCCACCGCTTCCATCAGATTCACCACCTTGCCAGCCTCCTTTGCCTCCTTCACCACCACCTGctacaccgccaccgccaccaccactttcaccatctttgccacctccgccaccacccccacctCTACCATCTGGCCCACCTCCTCAGCCTGCCCCACCACCCCTGCCAATCCAGCCCCCACCTATTCCTCCCCCACCTGTTCCATCATCTCCGTCATCATTGGGCTATCAGCCTCCTGCACCCGAATATTTCAGGGCTTcaaat AGCAACCAACTTAACCAGATGGCAGGGAATGCATCAATTCAAGGAATTGGAAATATGACAAACTTCATTCCTGGTGGATCAGTGAACACTCAAGCTGCAGTTAATTTTACCCCATCAGTGCCACCAGATTATGGGAATAACAATCTATATATAAAACCACAAGGTTCTAATGGTAATTTTCAGTTTCGACCAACTGGTGTACCTTTTCAGCAAGGGACATTCAGTGCTTTTCCATCTGCACAAACACCACCAGTTCGTCCCCACACTCATCTTACACAAATGAACCCAGTGGGCCAACAAGCTGTACCTCCGTGCAATCCTTATGCTGTACAGTCCTTTCCAAATAATCAAAGTCAATATACATCTGATGAGCAATGGCGAATGACATCTGGTAACTTCAGCCCAGATGATCAGCGCAATACTTGGTTACCAGGCGCCAGAGCATTATCTTGTGCAGAGGGGTCATTCATGCAGGATG GATATCCAAGGTCTAACATTGACAGATCTTCAATGAACCCTATGACTCATCAACGTCCTGTACTCAACCGTATGCCATCCGGAGCACCTGTACCAG GACATGTTGTTCCTCAGATGCTGCCGGCTAGACCTGATATTCACACATTTAATTGCTGGAGGCCTTCGTAA
- the LOC127782436 gene encoding uncharacterized protein LOC127782436 — protein sequence MLPRHGIASATDGVVNRRSPRLFGRSSERKNPLNVQFERQVARLESRQQHQRCRIFTVIPYNICCDFKPFQHTDGSSHSSSELASPEDSLDLSSSSSSSSPPIILLRLNVPHESNKSWADTSPGLLGEKSTASNSISNSDFLGNSFTKTSMNAGHTVRRKSKKKSKKHKQRCRKPTAGSEIKCKGNNCPTPAISMVDCEDSTLSPKCVGDILFEDTFSPSSSVKEASEEAHDSENDDDYPACSVASVSSVSYCDETELYRPTTACLELFGQHNKSNIRCLDNNCNTTLVHSSQETCAGSSGDCWDDNKVLLSFENERGSDPCETTECCSRDGVGDNCSSRICSPNGVGMRNRIQAVHLCSDTSSDSDFHLVISRKRARKEKKMALWKSSNGERLSAATCGRNDNYVGRSSRQIFQELNTKDLSCRQNRVGSIHLQHGVVLKNSKNTIHKPSNICMQVEPHSRVASKVSKHARILLHSSNPKEDSSRKSNSDFNKWNIDSDKKLPNAMHGIKSNCCEMRLDSPSETTAPKFTMGNCPSESGRSTNCTVGALPLQKRGLGTSRQTNDAIGTTPGPLLPGSGSAQADLVAVEWNHSFQKLCSAEMLLTEMFRVVGDAYQVQISADAHLAAGHPITDLDTFIYLATPVIGHVPCMKGSNCSKDQLVNDSICQQNLSNISLRSIWEWYEEPGCYGLEVRACNDLSPETSFCNSSEFCAYFVPYLSAVQLFGWSRKSMNHSFGIGGGETSNTGSSLCSHPVSARLLRPFEQSMRLSESFSSIQDHGEVIFEYFETEQPSFRPPLFEKIKELVSSVNVSGHQIFGDPEKLQNVKLCDLHPASWFSVAWYPVYRVPHGKLRAAFLTYHSLGKLVPQKGSPDLTGLGSRIVSPVFGLQSYNDKGEQWFQLRRPDSKQLQIDGESSKGSRAEVLKERLRTLQRGALAAARAVVPKGGGESVNCHPDYEFFLSRCT from the exons ATGTTACCTCGACATGGAATTGCTAGTGCAACAGATGGTGTTGTCAACAGGAGGTCTCCCCGCTTGTTTGGGAGATCATCAGAAAGGAAGAACCCACTCAATGTCCAATTT GAACGTCAAGTAGCTCGTCTTGAATCAAGACAGCAGCACCAGAG GTGTCGTATCTTCACAGTAATTCCATATAACATCTGTTGTGATTTCAAACCATTCCAACACACGGATGGAAGTAGCCATAGCTCATCCGAACTGGCATCTCCAGAAGATAGCCTTGACctgtcatcttcatcatcatcatcctcgccACCAATTATTCTCCTTCGTCTTAACGTTCCACATGAATCTAACAAATCATGGGCAGATACTTCACCAGGGCTGCTAGGGGAGAAATCCACAGCATCTAATAGTATCTCCAATTCAGATTTCTTAGGCAACAGCTTTACCAAAACAAGCATGAATGCAGGACATACTGTAAGAAGGAagagcaaaaagaaaagcaagaaGCACAAGCAACGTTGTAGGAAGCCAACAGCTGGATCTGAAATTAAATGTAAAGGGAACAACTGTCCTACCCCTGCAATTAGTATGGTTGATTGTGAAGATTCGACACTTTCTCCTAAGTGTGTTGGTGACATACTGTTTGAGGACACTTTCTCACCCAGTTCATCAGTGAAAGAAGCCTCTGAAGAGGCACATGACAGTGAAAATGATGATGATTACCCGGCCTGTTCAGTTGCTTCAGTTTCAAGTGTTTCTTACTGTGATGAGACAGAACTGTATAGACCAACAACAGCATGCCTGGAATTGTTTGGACAGCACAACAAGAGTAACATCAGGTGTTTGGATAATAATTGTAATACCACACTTGTTCATTCATCTCAAGAGACTTGTGCTGGCAGCAGCGGGGACTGTTGGGATGATAACAAGGTTCTGCTGAGTTTCGAGAATGAGCGTGGATCTGATCCATGTGAAACGACAGAATGTTGTTCTAGGGATGGAGTTGGTGATAATTGCAGTAGTCGTATTTGTTCCCCGAATGGTGTTGGTATGCGTAACAGAATCCAGGCAGTCCATTTGTGCAGTGACACTAGCAGTGACAGCGATTTCCATCTAGTAATTTCAAGAAAGAGAGctagaaaagagaagaaaatggcACTTTGGAAGAGTTCCAATGGAGAGCGTTTATCTGCTGCTACATGTGGTCGAAATGACAATTATGTTGGCCGTTCCTCTAGGCAAATTTTCCAGGAACTCAACACTAAGGATTTGTCCTGTAGACAAAACCGTGTTGGCAGTATACATCTTCAACATGGAGTTGTGTTAAAGAACTCCAAGAATACCATTCATAAGCCAAGTAATATTTGCATGCAGGTAGAGCCCCATAGTAGAGTTGCATCGAAGGTTTCCAAACATGCTAGAATCCTCCTTCATTCTTCGAATCCAAAAGAGGACAGCAGCAGAAAATCAAATAGTGATTTTAACAAGTGGAACATTGATTCAGATAAAAAGCTACCAAATGCTATGCACGGTATAAAATCAAATTGCTGTGAGATGAGGTTGGATTCACCTTCTGAAACTACAGCTCCAAAGTTTACAATGGGCAATTGTCCTTCAGAATCTGGTAGATCAACAAATTGTACTGTAGGAGCTCTTCCCTTGCAGAAAAGAGGACTAGGAACTTCGCGTCAAACCAATGATGCCATTGGCACCACTCCTGGACCGCTGTTACCTG GTTCTGGGTCTGCCCAAGCTGACTTAGTGGCTGTTGAATGGAATCACAGCTTCCAAAAGTTATGCAGTGCTGAGATGCTTCTGACTGAGATGTTCAGGGTTGTTGGTGATGCCTATCAAGTGCAAATTTCTGCAGATGCCCACCTGGCTGCCGGTCATCCAATTACTGATCTTGATACATTTATCTATTTGGCAACTCCAGTCATTGGTCATGTACCTTGCATGAAGGGCAGCAATTGTTCAAAGGACCAATTAGTTAATGACTCCATTTGTCAGCAAAATTTGTCTAATATTTCCTTGAGGAGCATATGGGAATGGTATGAAGAGCCAGGGTGCTATGGGTTGGAAGTGAGAGCTTGTAATGATCTCAGTCCAGAGACATCATTCTGCAACAGTTCAGAGTTCTGTGCATACTTTGTACCTTACTTATCTGCTGTTCAGTTGTTTGGGTGGTCTAGGAAAAGTATGAATCACAGTTTCGGCATTGGTGGGGGTGAGACATCAAATACTGGAAGCTCTCTGTGTTCTCACCCTGTATCTGCAAGGTTGCTCCGACCATTTGAGCAAAGTATGCGCTTGTCAGAATCATTTTCCTCTATACAAGATCATGGAGAAGTCATTTTTGAGTACTTTGAAACAGAGCAGCCTTCTTTTCGGCCTCCATTATTTGAAAA GATCAAGGAGCTTGTTAGCAGTGTAAACGTATCTGGCCATCAAATATTTGGGGATCCTGAAAAGCTGCAAAATGTGAAATTATGTGATCTTCACCCGGCTTCATG GTTCAGTGTTGCCTGGTATCCTGTTTACCGTGTACCTCATGGGAAATTGCGTGCAGCATTTTTGACCTACCATTCACTGGGTAAACTGGTTCCACAGAAAGGCTCCCCAGATTTGACTGGTCTAGGTAGCCGTATTGTTTCTCCAGTTTTTGGGCTGCAGAGTTACAATGACAAG GGAGAGCAGTGGTTTCAGCTGAGGCGTCCAGATTCGAAGCAACTGCAAATAGATGGTGAGTCATCAAAGGGCAGCCGTGCTGAAGTTCTGAAAGAGAGGCTGAGGACACTGCAGCGGGGTGCACTGGCCGCAGCAAGGGCTGTGGTTCCCAAGGGAGGTGGGGAATCCGTGAACTGCCACCCAGACTATGAGTTCTTCCTGTCTCGATGTACTTAA